One Perognathus longimembris pacificus isolate PPM17 chromosome 2, ASM2315922v1, whole genome shotgun sequence DNA segment encodes these proteins:
- the Wbp1l gene encoding WW domain binding protein 1-like isoform X1: MERRRLLGGMALLLLQALPGPLSARAEPPQDKEACVGTNNQSYICDTGHCCGQSQCCNYYYELWWFWLVWTIIIILSCCCVCHHRRAKHRLQAQQRQHEINLIAYREAHNYSALPFYFRFLPNYLLPPYEEVVNRPPTPPPPYSAFQLQQQPQPQQPLPSQCGPAGSSPPGADPTWGSQGAQSSPLSRPSGSSTRSPSTSDPQPSDAPADQAASKAPGMEPSGSMAGLGELDPGAFLDKDSECKEQLLKDSSSEHGGALPDSKDKTPGRHRRFTGDSGIEVCVCNRGHHDDDLKEFSTLIDDALDGPLDFCDSCHVRPPIDEEEGLCQPSEEQAREPGHSHLPRPPACLLLNTINEQDSPNSQSSSSPS, encoded by the exons gataAGGAAGCCTGTGTGGGTACCAACAATCAAAGCTACATCTGTGACACAGGACACTGCTGTGGACAGTCTCAGTGCTGCAACTACTACTATGAACTCTGGT GGTTCTGGCTGGTGTggaccatcatcatcatcttgagCTGCTGCTGCGTCTGTCATCACCGCCGAGCCAAGCACCGCCTTCAGGCTCAGCAGCGGCAACATGAAATCAACCTGATCGCCTACCGGGAAGCCCACAATTACTCAGCGCTGCCATTTTATTTCA GGTTTTTGCCAAACTATTTACTACCTCCTTATGAGGAAGTGGTGAACCGACCTCCAACTCCTCCCCCACCATATAGTGCCTTCCAACTACAGCAGCAGCCGCAGCCCCAGCAGCCGCTGCCGTCTCAGTGTGGCCCTGCAGGCAGCAGCCCTCCAGGTGCTGATCCCACCTGGGGCTCTCAGGGGGCGCAGAGTAGCCCCTTGTCTCGGCCCAGCGGAAGCAGCACAAGATCCCCAAGCACCTCTGACCCTCAGCCCTCCGACGCGCCAGCTGACCAAGCAGCCAgtaaagccccaggaatggagcCCAGTGGCTCAATGGCTGGCCTCGGGGAGCTGGACCCCGGGGCCTTCCTGGACAAGGATTCAGAATGTAAGGAGCAGCTGCTAAAAGATTCCAGCTCAGAACATGGCGGCGCACTCCCTGACAGCAAAGACAAGACGCCCGGCAGACATCGCCGCTTCACAGGCGACTCGGgcattgaggtgtgtgtgtgcaaccGAGGCCACCATGACGATGACCTCAAAGAGTTCAGCACACTTATTGATGATGCCTTGGATGGTCCCCTGGACTTTTGTGACAGTTGCCATGTGCGACCTCCTATTGATGAGGAGGAAGGGCTCTGCCAACCCTCTGAGGAGCAGGCTCGAGAGCCTGGGCACTCCCACCTGCCACGGCCACCCGCCTGCCTGCTGCTGAACACCATCAATGAGCAGGATTCCCCAAATTCCCAGAGCAGCAGCTCCCCCAGCTAG
- the LOC125346105 gene encoding steroid 17-alpha-hydroxylase/17,20 lyase has product MWELLSLLLLTLAYFFWPKSKIFGAKFPKSLPSLPLVGSLPFLPRHGHMHVNFFKLQEKYGPIYSFRMGPTSTVIVGHQQLAREVLIKKGKEFSGRSQVETLSLLSNKGKGIAFADSGAQWQLHRKLALGTFSLFRDGDQKLENLICREVNALCDFLATCNGEDVDLSAPVFMSIINIISLICFNMSFKREDPKLKIMKNFTEGILHSLGKETLVDIFPWLKIFPNKTLQEIKKNVKVRDEVLGEIIKKQKEKFQSDSISSLLDILIQAQMNAENNNRGPSQDSSILSDTHILATIADIFGAGVETTTSVVSWIVAFLLHNPQVKKEVQEEIDQNIGFNRMPNFSDRTHLLLLEATIREVLRIRPVAPVLIPHKANTNCSIGEFKIPKGTQVIINLWALHHNEKEWHQPDKFMPERFLDPTKRQLITPSLSYLPFGAGPRACIGEALARQELFLIMASLLQRFDIELPDDGKLPSLEGDPKVVFLIDPYKIKLKVRPAWKEAQGEESI; this is encoded by the exons ATGTGGGAACTGCTGAGCCTCCTGTTGCTTACCCTCGCCTATTTCTTTTGGCCTAAGAGTAAGATCTTCGGTGCCAAGTTCCCTAAGAGCCTCCCCTCCTTGCCTCTGGTGGGCAGCCTGCCATTCCTCCCCAGACATGGCCATATGCACGTCAACTTCTTCAAGCTGCAGGAAAAATATGGCCCCATCTATTCCTTTCGTATGGGCCCCACAAGTACAGTGATTGTGGGTCACCAACAGCTGGCCAGGGAAGTACTTATCAAGAAGGGCAAGGAATTCTCTGGGCGTTCCCAAGTG gaaactctcagcctcctgtcaaACAAGGGGAAGGGCATTGCCTTTGCCGACTCTGGCGCTCAGTGGCAACTGCATAGGAAGTTGGCGCTGGGCACTTTTTCCCTGTTTAGGGATGGTGACCAGAAACTGGAAAATCTCA TATGTCGGGAAGTCAATGCTTTGTGTGATTTTCTGGCCACCTGCAATGGAGAGGATGTAGATTTGTCTGCGCCTGTCTTCATGTCGATCATCAACATAATCTCCTTGATCTGCTTCAACATGTCCTTCAAGAGAGAGGATCCTAAGTTGAAGATCATGAAGAACTTTACAGAAGGCATCTTGCATAGTCTGGGCAAAGAAACTCTAGTGGACATATTCCCCTGGTTGAAG ATTTTCCCCAATAAAACCctacaagaaataaagaagaatgtTAAAGTTCGAGATGAAGTGCTGGGTGAAATAATCAAAAAGCAGAAG GAGAAATTCCAAAGCGACTCTATCAGCAGCCTGCTGGACATTCTGATTCAAGCCCAAATGAATGCAGAAAACAACAATCGTGGCCCAAGCCAGGATTCAAGTATCCTCTCTGATACACACATCCTTGCCACCATAGCGGATATTTTTGGGGCGGGGGTGGAGACCACCACCTCTGTGGTGAGTTGGATTGTAGCGTTCCTGCTGCACAACCCTCAG GTGAAGAAGGAAGTCCAGGAGGAGATTGATCAGAATATAGGTTTCAACCGAATGCCAAATTTCAGTGACAGAACCCACCTCCTTCTGCTGGAGGCCACCATTCGAGAGGTGCTTCGCATCCGGCCTGTGGCCCCCGTCCTGATCCCCCACAAGGCCAACACCAACTGCAG CATTGGGGAGTTCAAGATTCCCAAGGGCACCCAAGTCATCATCAACCTGTGGGCGCTGCATCACAATGAGAAGGAATGGCACCAGCCAGACAAGTTCATGCCTG AGCGCTTCTTGGATCCCACAAAGAGACAGCTCATCACACCCTCGTTAAGCTACCTGCCTTTCGGAGCTGGGCCTCGCGCCTGCATAGGAGAAGCCCTGGCCCGTCAGGAGCTCTTCCTCATCATGGCCTCCTTGCTGCAGAGGTTTGACATCGAGCTGCCGGATGATGGGAAGCTGCCCTCCCTGGAGGGCGACCCCAAAGTGGTCTTTCTGATTGATCCTTACAAAATAAAGCTCAAAGTGCGCCCAGCCTGGAAGGAAGCCCAGGGCGAGGAGAGCATCTAA
- the Wbp1l gene encoding WW domain binding protein 1-like isoform X2 has protein sequence MPFLLGLRQDKEACVGTNNQSYICDTGHCCGQSQCCNYYYELWWFWLVWTIIIILSCCCVCHHRRAKHRLQAQQRQHEINLIAYREAHNYSALPFYFRFLPNYLLPPYEEVVNRPPTPPPPYSAFQLQQQPQPQQPLPSQCGPAGSSPPGADPTWGSQGAQSSPLSRPSGSSTRSPSTSDPQPSDAPADQAASKAPGMEPSGSMAGLGELDPGAFLDKDSECKEQLLKDSSSEHGGALPDSKDKTPGRHRRFTGDSGIEVCVCNRGHHDDDLKEFSTLIDDALDGPLDFCDSCHVRPPIDEEEGLCQPSEEQAREPGHSHLPRPPACLLLNTINEQDSPNSQSSSSPS, from the exons gataAGGAAGCCTGTGTGGGTACCAACAATCAAAGCTACATCTGTGACACAGGACACTGCTGTGGACAGTCTCAGTGCTGCAACTACTACTATGAACTCTGGT GGTTCTGGCTGGTGTggaccatcatcatcatcttgagCTGCTGCTGCGTCTGTCATCACCGCCGAGCCAAGCACCGCCTTCAGGCTCAGCAGCGGCAACATGAAATCAACCTGATCGCCTACCGGGAAGCCCACAATTACTCAGCGCTGCCATTTTATTTCA GGTTTTTGCCAAACTATTTACTACCTCCTTATGAGGAAGTGGTGAACCGACCTCCAACTCCTCCCCCACCATATAGTGCCTTCCAACTACAGCAGCAGCCGCAGCCCCAGCAGCCGCTGCCGTCTCAGTGTGGCCCTGCAGGCAGCAGCCCTCCAGGTGCTGATCCCACCTGGGGCTCTCAGGGGGCGCAGAGTAGCCCCTTGTCTCGGCCCAGCGGAAGCAGCACAAGATCCCCAAGCACCTCTGACCCTCAGCCCTCCGACGCGCCAGCTGACCAAGCAGCCAgtaaagccccaggaatggagcCCAGTGGCTCAATGGCTGGCCTCGGGGAGCTGGACCCCGGGGCCTTCCTGGACAAGGATTCAGAATGTAAGGAGCAGCTGCTAAAAGATTCCAGCTCAGAACATGGCGGCGCACTCCCTGACAGCAAAGACAAGACGCCCGGCAGACATCGCCGCTTCACAGGCGACTCGGgcattgaggtgtgtgtgtgcaaccGAGGCCACCATGACGATGACCTCAAAGAGTTCAGCACACTTATTGATGATGCCTTGGATGGTCCCCTGGACTTTTGTGACAGTTGCCATGTGCGACCTCCTATTGATGAGGAGGAAGGGCTCTGCCAACCCTCTGAGGAGCAGGCTCGAGAGCCTGGGCACTCCCACCTGCCACGGCCACCCGCCTGCCTGCTGCTGAACACCATCAATGAGCAGGATTCCCCAAATTCCCAGAGCAGCAGCTCCCCCAGCTAG
- the Wbp1l gene encoding WW domain binding protein 1-like isoform X3 gives MNSGVSPCPGASWHPRVPVTASALWETMGWPAFSDSLGDSVGFWLVWTIIIILSCCCVCHHRRAKHRLQAQQRQHEINLIAYREAHNYSALPFYFRFLPNYLLPPYEEVVNRPPTPPPPYSAFQLQQQPQPQQPLPSQCGPAGSSPPGADPTWGSQGAQSSPLSRPSGSSTRSPSTSDPQPSDAPADQAASKAPGMEPSGSMAGLGELDPGAFLDKDSECKEQLLKDSSSEHGGALPDSKDKTPGRHRRFTGDSGIEVCVCNRGHHDDDLKEFSTLIDDALDGPLDFCDSCHVRPPIDEEEGLCQPSEEQAREPGHSHLPRPPACLLLNTINEQDSPNSQSSSSPS, from the exons ATGAACTCTGGTGTAAGTCCTTGCCCAGGGGCTTCCTGGCATCCTAGGGTCCCGGTTACTGCCTCTGCTCTTTGGGAAACCATGGGCTGGCCAGCCTTTTCTGATTCTCTTGGGGACAGTGTTG GGTTCTGGCTGGTGTggaccatcatcatcatcttgagCTGCTGCTGCGTCTGTCATCACCGCCGAGCCAAGCACCGCCTTCAGGCTCAGCAGCGGCAACATGAAATCAACCTGATCGCCTACCGGGAAGCCCACAATTACTCAGCGCTGCCATTTTATTTCA GGTTTTTGCCAAACTATTTACTACCTCCTTATGAGGAAGTGGTGAACCGACCTCCAACTCCTCCCCCACCATATAGTGCCTTCCAACTACAGCAGCAGCCGCAGCCCCAGCAGCCGCTGCCGTCTCAGTGTGGCCCTGCAGGCAGCAGCCCTCCAGGTGCTGATCCCACCTGGGGCTCTCAGGGGGCGCAGAGTAGCCCCTTGTCTCGGCCCAGCGGAAGCAGCACAAGATCCCCAAGCACCTCTGACCCTCAGCCCTCCGACGCGCCAGCTGACCAAGCAGCCAgtaaagccccaggaatggagcCCAGTGGCTCAATGGCTGGCCTCGGGGAGCTGGACCCCGGGGCCTTCCTGGACAAGGATTCAGAATGTAAGGAGCAGCTGCTAAAAGATTCCAGCTCAGAACATGGCGGCGCACTCCCTGACAGCAAAGACAAGACGCCCGGCAGACATCGCCGCTTCACAGGCGACTCGGgcattgaggtgtgtgtgtgcaaccGAGGCCACCATGACGATGACCTCAAAGAGTTCAGCACACTTATTGATGATGCCTTGGATGGTCCCCTGGACTTTTGTGACAGTTGCCATGTGCGACCTCCTATTGATGAGGAGGAAGGGCTCTGCCAACCCTCTGAGGAGCAGGCTCGAGAGCCTGGGCACTCCCACCTGCCACGGCCACCCGCCTGCCTGCTGCTGAACACCATCAATGAGCAGGATTCCCCAAATTCCCAGAGCAGCAGCTCCCCCAGCTAG